A stretch of Brassica napus cultivar Da-Ae chromosome C6, Da-Ae, whole genome shotgun sequence DNA encodes these proteins:
- the LOC106405831 gene encoding F-box/kelch-repeat protein At1g24800: MPKTRRMSDLPQELVGEKILTKVPITSVKEVRSTCKKWEAITKSWVVLGKAAAAAAAAGPHEFLGFMTMNAKVYSLRFHLREEEEEDLVVDVSAKQVDLLNQLEISKVYHCDGLVLCVATDHSKLVVWNPYLCQTRLIGPRENFNIRDNYAIGYSSSSSERDHKILRFVDDYSAPGPTRVFRCEIYGISSDSWRVLKPKPEWKIQINEHHRGVSVKGNTYFFAHERFVVIDDFGGRDCEVEDFLLCFDFTKERFGPRLPLPFHSYNEDCVTLSNVRDDQLAVLFGAFESDSFEIWVTLTVEPDHVSWSKFLLVEPGPALKFKLNDYFGGSFFVDEENKVAVVFEISDPHQHTAFVFGQAGYIQSVNLGQVTKIQYLCPYTTKHLEALLPPLVCSSSYRPSLMQVKRTPLHKRKRHLLRG, encoded by the exons ATGCCGAAGACGAGGAGGATGAGCGATCTTCCGCAGGAATTGGTTGGGGAGAAGATACTGACGAAGGTTCCGATAACATCAGTGAAGGAGGTTCGATCTACTTGCAAAAAATGGGAGGCAATAACCAAAAGCTGGGTGGTTTTGGGtaaagcagcagcagcagcagcagcagcagggCCGCATGAGTTTCTGGGGTTCATGACGATGAATGCCAAGGTCTACTCTCTGAGGTTCCATCTccgcgaagaagaagaagaagatttggtTGTTGATGTGTCGGCAAAGCAGGTAGATTTGCTTAATCAGTTGGAGATATCAAAGGTATATCACTGCGATGGGTTGGTGTTATGCGTGGCTACGGACCACTCGAAGCTGGTGGTGTGGAACCCTTACCTGTGTCAAACAAGGTTGATCGGACCGAGAGAAAACTTCAACATAAGAGACAATTACGCCATCGGatactcctcctcctcctcagagCGCGACCACAAAATCCTGAGGTTTGTGGATGATTACAGTGCCCCTGGACCAACACGCGTTTTCAGGTGCGAAATCTATGGAATTAGCTCTGATTCATGGAGAGTCCTCAAGCCCAAGCCCGAGTGGAAGATACAGATAAATGAGCATCACCGAGGCGTGTCTGTCAAGGGAAACACCTACTTTTTTGCTCACGAGAGGTTTGTTGTTATAGATGACTTTGGCGGAAGGGACTGCGAGGTGGAAGATTTCTTACTCTGTTTTGATTTTACCAAAGAGAGGTTTGGACCACGCCTCCCTCTTCCTTTTCACTCTTACAATGAAGACTGCGTCACCCTCTCAAACGTTAGAGATGACCAGCTTGCGGTCCTGTTTGGTGCTTTTGAATCTGACAGTTTTGAGATTTGGGTTACCCTTACTGTTGAGCCCGACCATGTGTCCTGGAGCAAGTTTTTGCTAGTGGAACCGGGGCCTGCTTTGAAGTTTAAGCTTAATGATTATTTTGGTGGGAGCTTCTTTGTTGATGAGGAAAACAAAGTTGCTGTGGTGTTTGAAATATCTGATCCTCATCAACACACCGCTTTTGTCTTTGGACAAGCCGGCTACATCCAATCTGTGAATCTCGGACAAGTTACCAAAATCCAATACCTTTGCCCCTATACCACAAAGCACCTTGAAGCCCTTCTTCCTCCACTTGTTTGCTCTTCCTCTTACCGTCCAAGCTTAATGCAAGTCAAGCGAACCCCTCTGCACAAAAGGAAACGCCACCTGCTCAGGG GTTAA